Proteins encoded by one window of Aphis gossypii isolate Hap1 chromosome X, ASM2018417v2, whole genome shotgun sequence:
- the LOC114123570 gene encoding mitochondrial uncoupling protein Bmcp has protein sequence MEKREWPLFVYGGLSSCIAEFSTFPIDTTKTRLQVQGQLDGQFNKIKYRGMVDAFCQIYKQEGFLSLYSGISPALIRQCTYGSIKFGTYYTLKQATNEYLQVTEDVAVNFGCAVCAGIISASIANPTDVLKVRLQALGRDKTGIFLDTNVFKCFRYIYVHEGIRGLWKGVGPTSQRAAIIAAVELPVYDYCKYKLMDIFGNHIFNHFISSLIASFGSAVASNPIDVIRTRLMNQKHNRNTEVVQQHIYRGSIDCLIKTVKYEGVKALYKGFIPTFVRMGPWNIIFFVIYERLKTI, from the exons ATGGAAAAAAGAGAGTGGCCACTATTTGTGTATGGTGGGCTATCATCCTGTATTGCTGAATTTA gtACTTTTCCTATTGATACAACCAAGACTAGACTGCAAGTTCAGGGGCAATTGGATGGAcagttcaataaaattaaataccgtGGAATGGTAGATGCTTTTTGTCAGATTTATAAGCAAGAAGGTTTCTTGTCACTTTATTCTgg AATAAGCCCTGCATTAATCCGTCAATGTACATATGGTTCAATCAAATTcggaacatattatacattaaaacaagCAACTAATGAATATCTACAAGTGACCGAAGATGTAGCAGTAAATTTTGGATGTGCTGTATGCGCTGGAATTATATCCGCATCTATTGCTAATCCTACAGATGTGCTAAAAGTCAGACTTCAGGCTTTGGGTCGAGataaaacgggaatttttttagataccaatgtttttaaatgttttcgttACATTTATGTACATGAAGGAATCAGAGGTTTATGGAag gGAGTCGGACCAACATCACAAAGAGCTGCAATTATTGCAGCTGTTGAATTACCAGTATATGACTATTGTAAATACAAGTTGATGGACATTTTTggaaatcatatatttaatcacTTTAT TTCAAGTCTTATAGCTAGTTTTGGAAGTGCTGTTGCATCTAATCCTATTGATGTTATAagg ACTAGACTGATGAACCAAAAGCACAATAGAAATACGGAGGTTGTTCAACAACACATCTATAGAGGAAGTATTGATTGTCTAATAAAA aCTGTGAAGTATGAAGGAGTTAAGGCACTGTACAAAGGTTTCATTCCCACTTTCGTTCGAATGGGACCctggaacataatattttttgtgatttatgaAAGACTGAAAACAATCTAA